The Glycine max cultivar Williams 82 chromosome 17, Glycine_max_v4.0, whole genome shotgun sequence genome contains the following window.
GGAAAACGTGATTAGGTTTTAGTTAGTTATAAGTTTCAACACGTGCTTTTTGATTCTTCTGTGAAATTGAAAGATCATTGTGTTCTTCACTAGAAAGAAAGAATCATCGTCATCATGCCTTCCATTTCTTCCACAATTCAGGCGCCACAATTCCATAGTTCATTCTTCCGCCCCTATCCCAAATGCTTGGCCATgtaagtttctttttcttgcgTCCTCCAAACTGTTTCAATATTGCTTGAATGTATGATCTTACTTGTTAGCTTCTTTCTGTTGTGTTGTGCCAGGACCATCGACACTGACTTCTTGAACACGAAGAAGAAACAAGTTTCGTTCCAACTTTCGAGTTTGATCACACCACCTGTCTCCACTGTGAGGTTCTGCGATCTCAACTTTGGCCGCTTGCAACCTTCCGATGAAGAATTGGGTCCTCACAAAAGATTTGAGTTTGGCAACTTCGTTGCACGAGAAGCCCTGCTTGAGGAAGAGTATTGGGtaagtttcctttcttttcttccaagttttaattatgtatataaGTATACATTATGGTATTTTCCCGCTATTTCTACGTTTACGCATTTGTTTTTATTGATATTGTGCAGTCTGCAGCGTGCCTAAGGGCAGAAGAGTGGGCAAATCGAACAGATAAACTGTATGGCACAGTACAttagcttatttccttttttctttaatagagattattatttaaaataatttgattcatTATAGTgataaagattcaagaaaatgaGATGGTTTAATGGTTTGTTGTGATTGGATCAACCGATCgtgtcatttttattattaaaataataatcacaatATATGAAAAGTTGGGCGCCACTAATTCTCATTATGTTTTATCCAGATATGTTGTTGATCGGCAGAGGAATTTTGCTGAACAGGTAGGAGTTGATGCTAATTCCTTTGTGGTACAGTGTCCTTTAATGAAAATCATAACAAGAATTTTCTATCACGTAGGAATTTAATGCGATAAAAAAGCGGTGCAAGGAGCTACAAGACGGTCACAGTAGCACATGCATCATCACGGTAAAAACATTCTTCTTAGATTcagatatataatataattcatttcaaagctttgattatttgataaaaCATCTCTTTAGTTACTTTCCCCTCATGGTGTCAAATTTATCAGGTTAGGAAGCCACAAAAGAATGTAAAACTCCCAATAATAGAAAGTGTTGTAGGAACTCTTGATTTGAATATCATATATTTGCGGCGAGGGGAGACCTTTCCTGGGGTATGCTATATAtatcacattgtttttcttcctctttgatGGTTTTAATGCTTTTCTAACTAACAATTTCTGGACGAACTCGTGGATTCTCCTCCTTTTTGTAAGATCGACCGAACAGCATCAAGCAGATATGGTTATATTGCAAACTTGTGTGTTGCCAAATCACTTTATCGCAAGGGTGTTGCAAGCAAAATGTTGTATTTTGCTGTGGAGTCTGCAAAATCTACTGGTAATGTGAGAGTAACATTTACAACTAATGTCTGATATTAGATAACATGTTAAAATAAGAAGGCCGAAAGCTTACCATATATTCTGAATTCATTGAGCAGGTGTGTCACGTGTGTATGCGCATGTGGACAGAAACAATAAACCTGCCCAAATATTATACCAAAACTTAGGGTTTGAGGTAATGCAACTGTTAATTCCTCTTAATTTCCTGTTCTCTATAATGGATTATAGTTATTCATGAAATGCATAATAATTCTCACATTTTCTTCGCTCTTGTTACTTTTTTCAGATAATTGACACTGCAAACCCCCTGTTGTTGAAAAATCAAACATCCTTGCTTTACTTACAGATGTAGAGCTAGCACAAAAGATATTGTTGTGCTTCGATAGAATAGTTTCTGAACAGTCCTGAATTCCAAATTCCTTTACTTCTAGGAGATTttcacaattttatattttgttacacACTTGCATGTATTCATCACAGTTTCAACAATTGATTTTTCAATCAACAATCATAAATCTGTAGTTTACCGTGTGACATACATCTGTATACAAGATTCAAATTGGTATTATAGACTATGCAAATACATGTTCATGTCCTTGTTATACCGATGTTCCATATTTCTGTTCCCCATTtcctttttcaaagaaatattGTCCTTTTTCCAccatttgtctctctttttaaCGTTTAAGTAACCAATTGGTTTTAATTAACTGTGATGGAAAAACCATGAACTGAAACCATATACTATTATTTCAAATCATCCTTAGTCACAAACactagagataaaaaaaaaaagacggctaattttataaatcaggcattaaaactaaaaagtagCTTCTTAGCATGAACCTGGgttaattaatgaaaagaaatgcGAGACTCGAAATCATTCGGTGTTTACTTCTCTACAGCCTCTCACTAGTTTTTGACTACGGATTTCAGTCACGGGCTCACACAAATTGACTGAATCTTTTGTTGAACAATGTGGCGAACGAATCGTATAACTCTTAATCGGCTTTCACGTTCAACTGCAAACTATACAATGAAcccttgattttgcaaaattattttgaattaaaacaaatttgatttaaagTTTTGAATCTCAATTCAATACCAAAAATACAAATCCACAAAAAGTTGCATATTATAACTAAATCTAATacgttttcaaaaaaaaaaaagtttgattcaAATTCAAGGTACACCATAGACttccaattttttttgcaaagtcCTGATTGCTTTcaattatatgattaaaatgTTCCAAATAGTATTcagaaacaaagttaaaatAATGAGAGGAAATTTCCAAATGACCGCACAATTTTGAACTTGCACAGAAatatgaatttttctttttaatctctaTTCCATAGAACAATTCACTGTAGACAGACTGAGTTGaagttttcttccttctttcagGAAGAAACTTTATTATATGCCTCAATCAGCTTACGAATTTGCATATGCTATACATATCCACTGTACATAATGAATATGAATActctaataaaagaaaatagtctGTGTTTGGCTTTGAATGCTTTGCAACAACAATGGCATCActaaaacaaaaggtaaaacgGGCAACACAGCGGTTTCCTTACCTCTTCAGTTAGCATCATGTTAGCAGAAAGTTATGTCTGCTTTTACTACATAAGTAATGCCATTGCCATCCATATGTTTCATTATTAATCTTATTTATACCAAATCTACTGAAACTGGTGAATAACGCAAGGGACCTTGATAGGGTTCAGGCACTTTGACATTTTGCAATAAAGGGGACATCTTCAATCCAAGGATCTGAATCTCTGGGTTTGAGTGCCCGTTCAGAAAAACATCTGTCACCTACAAAAATATGTAACCTTTTAAATCTTTACCTACAAAATCATCTAATCAGatcattttatacatttttccaTGACCAAGATTCTTCATAGTTTAAATGATAGATACTTACCAGTGAGCATCCAAAAAGTTTAAGCAACCTCAGTGAGAAGCAGCTATCTACAATGAAACCCAACTCGTTGTCTGTCAAATTCCGGCACCAAGATAGATCTAGGGTATGCAAATTTTTTGCATGCCTCGCAAGTGATATGGTTGTGTGGTGGCCAACCTGGATTAAACCAAATGTGTCATCCAGtcagaaaatgaaatattatgaATAAGATTTCGTTGGTCATCACAACCCAAAAGTTAACTGAAAACCAAATAGAATAAAGATTAAGAACGACCTCAATTAGTTAAGTAATATTCAAGGGTCAGTTGAATTGACAATGTCTTCCTTCAATTGGCCAATTGGGGGCAGAGCTTAGTTTCATATTATTCCATAACAGAACCAAGCAAATAACATAGAGTATCACTTCACATCAAAGAActttcatattttgtttataattatcatataagCTTTACTTTGttatttatgaatttagttTTTGCAGAAAATAAATTGCAGCATACAATGCATGTTGAAATCTCTGTTTGAGTAAAATTATAGAGAAGCAGATTCACTTTGAACACAATCTACTAATTTTTTTAGACTAAAAtgatactaattaattaatcctTTTATGAGCACAGAGAAGACTTTCCAGCATGTCACTGTTCTAATGCGTTGAAAGTGAACGATGCTTACACAGACATACAAGCCAATGGAGAGCAAGTCCGCAAGGAAGTATAGCAACATACCTTCTTAATATTGTTAAGTGAAAGTTCTTTCAAGGACTCTCCAGTAATCTCCAAGAATGCAGCAATTGCTTCATCACTGTAGTGGAGAAAAGGTTGTGTTAGATTTACCCAATGATGAGAATTCATAAGAGGTCAAGAATAATCACCATTCCAGGACACACCAATTGTATCATGCATAAATGGTAATAATAAGAGATAAACAGAAGGATGTCCACAAATCCCCGAATATAAAGGACATATTTGACTATTGATAGTCCAAGACTTCATTCAAGAAAGGAATGTGTCAATCAGAAGAAACACTCCTGACATTCCGAAAGCTACAAAATCAATACCAATTCATGCAATACCCTAAAACTGGTTATGGTGAAATGTGATCCCCTATCCCTAGCTACAGAATCTGATGCATCTTAAGGAAGACAGGGACAACAGAAATCTAACTCAGAGTCTTGGAAGCCATCAGAGCAATGTTCAAAAAGGACtggaaattaattattaaccatTCCTACAGAGAATTCATATTGTtgcaaaaaacaaagataaccaTCTTATATAAAAGCTATAAACTCTTGTACGCGAGTCATCTCTTGCAAAGATCAGACAGATTAC
Protein-coding sequences here:
- the LOC100800028 gene encoding uncharacterized protein yields the protein MPSISSTIQAPQFHSSFFRPYPKCLAMTIDTDFLNTKKKQVSFQLSSLITPPVSTVRFCDLNFGRLQPSDEELGPHKRFEFGNFVAREALLEEEYWSAACLRAEEWANRTDKLYVVDRQRNFAEQEFNAIKKRCKELQDGHSSTCIITVRKPQKNVKLPIIESVVGTLDLNIIYLRRGETFPGIDRTASSRYGYIANLCVAKSLYRKGVASKMLYFAVESAKSTGVSRVYAHVDRNNKPAQILYQNLGFEIIDTANPLLLKNQTSLLYLQM